The genome window TGTCGCGGTTCAGTGTAACGAATATGTGCGACAAGGGTGGTTGCGGCTGGCCATGACTCCCCGGAGGGGTGGCCCCGGTTGCGAGGAGTTCCCGTTGGCGTCACCGCTAAAGGAAGGGCCTAGAGCGGTTGCGCGCCGAGTTCCTTGATGAGGAGCTCCATGGCTATGTCTTTAGCCGAGCGATGGTCGTAGTTGGGGTCGTCGCGCGTGGCGTTGACCATTTCTTCTTCGGCTTCTTCTTGCGTGTATTCGGTGCTTTCCGACGATGGTGCTTCGGCGGTGGCTACGCCCGTGTTGGAACCACCTGTGTCGGAGTTGCCTCTCGTGTTCGCGGTGTCACCGCTGGTGCCAGCGGGCGCATTGTTTGACGCGGGGTAGTAGTCGTCGGGTGGTGGCCCGTAGCCATCGGGGTCGTCGGGTTCGGGTGGCAGTGGCGATCCGTCACTGAATTCTTGCGGGGAGTCCGCTCGCCGTCCCGCGGGTGGCGTGTGCGTTGGGCGGGACTGGCCGTTCCGTGATTGTGGTGTGGCGTCGTGTCGTGGGTGGGCATGCCCGTCGCGCTGGCCTTGGCTGGTCTCGTCGGCGTTGGACTGCTGTTGTTCTTGCGCTTTTTTCCATGCTGCGGCTGCTGTTAATGCGGTGCGAGCAGAATCGGACAGGATAGACGTGGGCGAGGCCGGCGACGCGGGTGACGTGGTCCCCGCGATATCGCTAGTCGCGGAGCCGTTCCCGCTGTCGGCGTCGGCGCTGGTTGCGGTGTCGTCGCTGGGTTCGGTGTCGGTGGTGGCGGTAGCAGCGGAGTTATCTGCTACCGCTGAGCGAGGGTGGTCCGGGTGAGCGTCCTTCCATCGTTGGAGGGCGGCGTCGTCGGTACCAATGACCGCCTCAACGGTGACTGTTTGCCCGGTGGCGTCTGTGATTGCGTCCACGATGGACGTGTTGATGTGCTGGTCATTGAGCCTTTGCGCGAGCGCCCCGGTGTGGTGACCAAGGACGACGTGGTTGCGGAAGACACCAAGAATGACAGCTTCGCTGACCATGACCTGTGCAACTTTGCTTCGCTTGCCGACGGCCTGCTTGATCTGTGTCCATTGTGGCCGGAGTCCATCCGCCGTGAGGCCAGTTTCGTGGTCCGTGGTGTCGCTGTCTGCCTGATCCGTTTCCACACCAGCATCGGCGTGTTGGTCATGCTGGTTTGTTTCGGTATCGCTGGGCTGATCCTCGTGGCCGTTAGCCTCGGGACCTGCATTGGCCTCGGAATTTTCATTAGTGTCGGTAGTCTCACTGTTCTCGGAACCCGTGGTGGGCGTGTCATCGGAACGTGCGCTGTCGGCGTGCGTGTTCTGCGCATCGGCAGAACGTTCGCTCTCGGGGAGGACGACGGCGGGGCCTTCCTTCTCCTCGATCCTGTGCATACGCTCTTCGGCTTCGCGGGCGCGGGTTTCTCTCTCTTGTTGTAACGCCTGCTCACGCAAGTATTTAGAGAGCGTTTCCCGATCCATCGTCCGCGGATCAACAGACTCTTGTGATGGCGCAGCTTCAGCTTGCGACGATGCTGCAGCCTCATCCTGCGACGGCGTCGCAGCGTCTTCCTGCGGTGATGCCGGTGTTTCAGGTGCTCCTGACGAGGTGCTTTGGGTCTCCTGGGGCTTCGCATTCCCTGTGTCTCGGTGCTCCGTGCCCTTAGCTTCCTGGGACGTTTCGGTGTTCGCTTCCGAGGACGGCGAGGTTTGTGGCGTCGGAGTCTCAGTTTTCTTATTCTTGCGCGGCCAAATGATCCGCCCGCCACCTTTTGCCCGGGGTGGAGTCGCGTTCGCATCAGATCCTGAAGCGCCATTATCAGCAGCACCGCTACCAGCAGCTCGAGTACCGTCCTCAGAAGCAGAAGAACTCGTGCTCCCCACCCGATGACCATTGTCGCTGGTAGAACGGCTTGCCGTGGGTTGGCCACTTTCTAACGCTTCGACGCGTTGGGACAGTGCTTCTATGCCGTCGGCCGCGCCGGGCATGACCATCCGCGCGCACATGATCTCGAGGAGCAGCCGCGGAGATGTGGCGCCTTTTAGTTCGTTCAACCCATCACTCACGACGGCCGCGCATCGCGTGAGTGTGGCGGGTCCGAGGGATTGCGCTTCGTCGGCGAGGGTTTCGCGCTGGTCAAGTGGCGCGTCGACAAGTCCTTGGTCGAATGCGTCGGGTATGGATTGAAGAACGAGCAGGTCGCGGAAGCGGTCGACGAGGTCCGTGGCGAAGCGTCGCGGGTCGTGCCCGGCGTCGAGAACGTTGTTAATCGTGGTGAAGAGCCCGGCCGGGTCATTGTTGGCCACGGATTCGACTGCGGCGTCGATGAGTGCGCTGTCGGTGATTCCGAGAACGCCGGCGGCGTGGGCGTAGGTGATGCCGTTCTCGTCGGCCCCGGCGAGGAGTTGGTCGAGGACGGAGAGCGAGTCACGGGGGGACCCGCCGCCGGCGCGGATAACTAGCGGGTAGACGGAGTCTTCGACTTGGACTTTTTCTTCGCTGCAGATGCGTTCCAGGAGTCCGCGCATATCGTTGGGCGCGAGGAGTCGGAACGGGTATTGGTGCGTCCTGGACTTGATGGTGGTCAGGACTTTTTCGGGTTCGGTGGTGGCGAAGATGAACACGAGGTGTTCGGGTGGTTCTTCGACGATTTTGAGTAGGGCGTTGAAGCCCTCTTTGGTGATCATGTGGGCTTCGTCGATGATGAACACGCGGTACCGGGATTCGGCGGGTGCGTAGATGGCTCGGTCGCGGAGGTCTCGCATGTCTTCGACGCCGCGGTGGCTGGCTGCGTCGAGTTCGGTGACGTCGAGGGAGCCGGGGCCGCCGGGGGCGAGTGCTCGGCAGGATTCGCATTCCCCGCAGGGGGTCGATGTGGGCCCGTGTACGCAGTTGAGTGAGCGTGCGAGGATGCGGGCAGAGGAGGTTTTACCGCAGCCGCGGGGACCGGAGAACAGGTACGCATGATTGATGCGCCCGGCGTCGAGTGCCCGGCTGAGCGGCACGGTGACGTGTTCTTGGCCGACGACGTCGGCGAATGTTGCGGGACGGTACTTCCTGTAAAGAGCCACGTGTGTATGCTACCGCCCGGGTAGGACACGCCGTGGGCTTAGCATTTTTACGCCCCTGAGCTGCAGTCATATAACGCTCGCTCGGCGGAGGTCGCGGAGGTCCGCCCCTCCTTCGGAAAGCCGGGTCTGGAGTGAGTCGATCCCGTGTGTCATGCCGTGGAGGAATTCCTGTTCGGTGAGCATGATGATCTGGGCGATCAGCGTCATACGCCCCGGATGCGTGGGATTAACCGGTTGCCCGTCGGCCGTGGTGAGGTCGGGATGCTCCGTCACAGTCGGCACCCCTTTGGGCCAAATGTAGGGGACAACCAGCAGCCCGTGTTTCGTGGTGAACGCGGGGTTGACCATGGCCCCCAGCCCTGGCAGGAACGTTCCTGGCTGAGCCAGGCGCCCGGATCCTTCTTCGCTGAGCATAGTGGCCGCTGCAGTGACCAGTTGCCCCATTTCGCCTGGTCTGGCCAGGCCCACTGCGAGCAGCTCAGCGCGCACGTCCATTCCATCTGGGCTGGTCAGCCCGGTGGAGTATCGCCCCGCGTCCGCCGTACAGGCGAGCGTTTGCCGCAGGTCATCGGCCACTTTGGCGTGCCGACCGCGCGGCTGCTCCTCATTGTCGTCGGCGGAATCAACGGGTTCGGCCGTTCCGTCGTCGTTAATGAGGAGGGAGGTCACGGTAAACGGTGGGCTATCTGGGCTGACTTTGATGCTGGTCCAGTGCGTTTCGCCAGGCAGGATGGATTCCAACCAGGTTTGTGTTTCCAGTAGGTTCATGGGCGTGGTGGGCGCTCACCTCTGTTGTCGGGGTCGGGGTCGGCTACTTCTCGGCGGCTTCCGCTGCTGCGAGGAGGACACACGTGGCCACTCCATCCATGGCTTCTTCGACCTGCTCGATGGGAGGCAGCGAGGGCGCGAGCCGGATATTGCGGTTATCGGGGTCCTTGTGCAGCGGGAAGCTGGATCCAGCTTCGGTGAGCTTAATACCGGCCTCTTTAGCCAGCTCAACGACGCGCGACGCGGTGCCGTCGGGTACGTCGAGGCTAATAAAATACCCACCCTTGGGCTCTGTCCACGTGGCAACGTTGTAGTCGTCGAGCCGCTCGTGGAGCACTTTATCGACGGCGGCGAATTTCGGCGCGAGCGACGCGGAGTGTTTCCGCATGATGGCCTTGACGCCCTCGGCATCGTGGAAGTATTTCGCGTGGGCCAGCTGGTTGATCTTGTTCGGCCCGATGCCGCGGATCCCGGCGTGGCTGGCGTACCAGTCAAGGTTGCTTGCCGACGAGGCGAAGAAGCTCACGCCCGACCCAGCGAAGGTGATTTTGGACGTGGACGTCATAAACCAGAAACGGTTGGGGTGCCCAGCTTTCTCGGCGAGCTCCAGAACATTGATAGGCTCGGGGAACTCGTCGGTGAGGGTGTGAACGGCGTAGGCGTTGTCCCACACGATACGGAAATCGGATGCGGCCGCATCGAGTGCCGCAAGCTTTTCGCACGTTTCCCGCGAGTAGCTAATGCCCGTGGGGTTGCCGAAGACTGGCACGGTCCACATGCCTTTGACCTGCGGGTCTTTGAGAAGTTCGGCAACGGCGTCGAGGTCCGGCCCCTCATCCGTCATCGGCACGTTGATCATCTCGAACCCGAGGTGCTCGGTGATGGAGAAGTGGCGGTCATATCCCGGGACCGGGCAGATCCACTTAACGGTGTCTTCGTCTTTCCACGGCCGCGGCGAATCTTGGGTGCCAAAGATGTACGCCCACACGATCAGATCGTGCATGATGTTCAGG of Corynebacterium kroppenstedtii DSM 44385 contains these proteins:
- a CDS encoding aminotransferase class I/II-fold pyridoxal phosphate-dependent enzyme; the protein is MSAPPCTMKVNRMVSRKVHMSPQVTPSKINVEALTGSKADIEQAYNELKAKNLALDLTRGKPSSEQLDFGDELLGLPGAGNYTADDGTDCRNYGGLRGIVDIRKIYADLLGLPVDNIIAGDASSLNIMHDLIVWAYIFGTQDSPRPWKDEDTVKWICPVPGYDRHFSITEHLGFEMINVPMTDEGPDLDAVAELLKDPQVKGMWTVPVFGNPTGISYSRETCEKLAALDAAASDFRIVWDNAYAVHTLTDEFPEPINVLELAEKAGHPNRFWFMTSTSKITFAGSGVSFFASSASNLDWYASHAGIRGIGPNKINQLAHAKYFHDAEGVKAIMRKHSASLAPKFAAVDKVLHERLDDYNVATWTEPKGGYFISLDVPDGTASRVVELAKEAGIKLTEAGSSFPLHKDPDNRNIRLAPSLPPIEQVEEAMDGVATCVLLAAAEAAEK
- a CDS encoding DNA polymerase III subunit gamma and tau; protein product: MALYRKYRPATFADVVGQEHVTVPLSRALDAGRINHAYLFSGPRGCGKTSSARILARSLNCVHGPTSTPCGECESCRALAPGGPGSLDVTELDAASHRGVEDMRDLRDRAIYAPAESRYRVFIIDEAHMITKEGFNALLKIVEEPPEHLVFIFATTEPEKVLTTIKSRTHQYPFRLLAPNDMRGLLERICSEEKVQVEDSVYPLVIRAGGGSPRDSLSVLDQLLAGADENGITYAHAAGVLGITDSALIDAAVESVANNDPAGLFTTINNVLDAGHDPRRFATDLVDRFRDLLVLQSIPDAFDQGLVDAPLDQRETLADEAQSLGPATLTRCAAVVSDGLNELKGATSPRLLLEIMCARMVMPGAADGIEALSQRVEALESGQPTASRSTSDNGHRVGSTSSSASEDGTRAAGSGAADNGASGSDANATPPRAKGGGRIIWPRKNKKTETPTPQTSPSSEANTETSQEAKGTEHRDTGNAKPQETQSTSSGAPETPASPQEDAATPSQDEAAASSQAEAAPSQESVDPRTMDRETLSKYLREQALQQERETRAREAEERMHRIEEKEGPAVVLPESERSADAQNTHADSARSDDTPTTGSENSETTDTNENSEANAGPEANGHEDQPSDTETNQHDQHADAGVETDQADSDTTDHETGLTADGLRPQWTQIKQAVGKRSKVAQVMVSEAVILGVFRNHVVLGHHTGALAQRLNDQHINTSIVDAITDATGQTVTVEAVIGTDDAALQRWKDAHPDHPRSAVADNSAATATTDTEPSDDTATSADADSGNGSATSDIAGTTSPASPASPTSILSDSARTALTAAAAWKKAQEQQQSNADETSQGQRDGHAHPRHDATPQSRNGQSRPTHTPPAGRRADSPQEFSDGSPLPPEPDDPDGYGPPPDDYYPASNNAPAGTSGDTANTRGNSDTGGSNTGVATAEAPSSESTEYTQEEAEEEMVNATRDDPNYDHRSAKDIAMELLIKELGAQPL